A DNA window from Phragmites australis chromosome 11, lpPhrAust1.1, whole genome shotgun sequence contains the following coding sequences:
- the LOC133884388 gene encoding large ribosomal subunit protein uL1c-like codes for MATAAAASASSSLLAPAGSTAPAAHNALLFPSSVPSLRAYPRLLLAFRRPAAAAVADPQAAVLEEEVDQQVQFDDDEDDGYEGGRGAAFTPPTRPRTGKAALPLKRDRTRSKRFLEIQKLRESKKEHDVPTAISLMKQIASAKFVESAEAHFRMNLDPKYNDQQLRATVNLPKGTGQSVKIAVLTQGEKIDEARAAGADIVGGDDLIEQIKGGFMEFDKLIASPDMMPKVASLGKILGPRGLMPNPKAGTVSPNITQAIEEFKKGKVEYRVDKTGIVHIPFGKVDFPEEDLIANFMAVVRSVERNKPSGAKGIYWKTVYLCSSMGPSIKLNIKEMLDYGTDSSN; via the exons aTGGCCACAGCCgcggccgcctccgcctcctcctccctcctcgcgCCAGCCGGGAGCACGGCACCGGCCGCGCACAACGCGTTGCTGTTCCCCTCCTCCGTGCCGTCGCTGCGCGCCTACCCGCGGCTCCTCCTCGCGTTCCGCCgtcccgccgcggccgccgtcgccgaccccCAGGCGGCCGTGCTCGAGGAGGAGGTAGACCAGCAGGTCCAGTTcgatgacgacgaggacgacgggTACGAGGGCGGACGTGGAGCCGCGTTCACGCCCCCCACACGGCCGCGCACCGGCAAGGCCGCCCTCCCGCTCAAGCGCGACCGC ACTAGGTCGAAGAGGTTCCTCGAGATACAGAAGCTGAGGGAGAGCAAAAAGGAGCACGACGTCCCCACGGCCATCTCGCTGATGAAGCAGATAGCTAGCGCGAAATTTGTCGAGTCAGCGGAGGCGCACTTCCGCATGAACCTCGACCCCAAGTACAATGACCAGCAGCTCCGTGCAACG GTGAATTTGCCCAAGGGGACGGGCCAGTCGGTGAAGATTGCAGTTCTCACGCAAG GTGAGAAGATAGATGAAGCAAGAGCTGCAGGAGCTGATATTGTCGGCGGAGATGACTTGATTGAACAAATAAAAGGAGGATTTATGGAGTTCGACAAATTGATTGCATCACCTGATATGATGCCTAAG GTTGCAAGCTTGGGTAAGATTCTAGGACCAAGAGGACTGATGCCTAACCCCAAAGCTGGCACTGTTTCTCCAAACATTACTCAG GCTATCGAAGAGTTCAAGAAAGGTAAAGTTGAATACAGAGTTGATAAAACAGGGATTGTTCATATCCCCTTTGGCAAGGTTGACTTTCCTGAGGAAGATCTTATTGCAAACTTCATGGCTGTTGTT CGCTCTGTTGAAAGGAACAAGCCATCTGGCGCTAAGGGGATATACTGGAAAACGGTATACTTGTGCTCATCTATGGGACCTTCAATCAAGCTAAACATAAAAGAAATGCTTGACTACGGCACAGACTCATCTAACTAG
- the LOC133884413 gene encoding putative NAD kinase 3 isoform X1 produces the protein MSADELAAAGEVCDERINLSVTTSHQNENGDITTVSSVESERAAYAFIPQTPVRSTDAHLVEFSEAMRTVAKTLRRVAEGKAAAQAEAAEWKRKYELEMAAKEQIHHNVVKGCSDSGEDKLEHLAGQLTLETVSVDQTGCCGNHGICSHQILQEECPGPNRKPDDKILGRKAPFRLSWGCDGDKNGQHKHDFVSFEKGDIKTAERSNKQILLKWESPPQTVLFVTKPNSNSVLALCGEMVRWLKEYSNINVFVEPRVSQELLAEDSYFNFIQTWNNDQEIKTLHTKVDLIVTLGGDGTVLWAASLFKGPVPPVVAFALGSLGFMTPFPSEQYRECLGNVLKRPFSITLRSRLQCHVIRDAAKDEVETEEPILVLNEVTIDRGMSSYLTYLECYCDSSFVTCVQGDGLIISTTSGSTAYSLAAGGSMVHPQVPGILFTPICPHSLSFRPLILPEYVTLRVQVPFNSRGQAWASFDGKGRIQLGPGDALICSISPWPVPTACLVDSTTDFLRSIHEGLHWNLRKSQSFDGPPA, from the exons ATGTCCGCGGACGAGCTCGCGGCCGCGGGTGAG GTTTGTGATGAGAGAATAAACCTTAGTGTGACTACCTCACATCAAAATGAAAATGGAGACATCACCACAGTTAGTTCGGTGGAGTCAGAGAGGGCTGCTTATGCATTTATTCCTCAAACTCCTGTCAGATCAACTGATGCGCACCTTGTTGAGTTCTCAGAAGCTATGAGAA CTGTTGCAAAAACGCTGCGACGAGTTGCTGAAGGGAAAGCTGCTGCTCAAGCAGAGGCTGCTGAATGGAAGCGCAAGTATGAATTAGAGATGGCAGCCAAAGAACAAATACATCATAATGTAGTCAAAG GCTGCAGTGACAGTGGGGAGGACAAGTTAGAGCATCTGGCTGGTCAGCTGACATTGGAGACTGTCTCGGTTGATCAAACAGGTTGTTGTGGAAACCATGGGATCTGTTCACATCAAATACTCCAGGAAGAATGTCCTGGACCTAACCGAAAACCAGATGACAAGATTCTTGGAAGAAAG GCACCATTTAGACTTTCATGGGGATGCGATGGGGATAAGAATGGCCAGCACAAGCATGATTTTGTGTCCTTTGAAAAAGGTGACATAAAAACAGCAGAGCGCAGCAATAAGCAG ATTTTGCTAAAATGGGAATCTCCACCGCAAACAGTTCTTTTTGTTACTAAACCTAATTCCAATTCTGTGCTTGCTCTCTGCGGCGAAATGGTTAG ATGGCTTAAAGAGTACAGTAATATAAATGTGTTTGTAGAGCCACGAGTTAGCCAGGAACTACTAGCTGAAGATTCTTACTTCAACTTTATCCAGACCTGGAATAATG ATCAGGAAATAAAGACATTACACACGAAAGTTGATCTAATTGTAACTCTTGGCGGTGATGGAACTGTTTTATGG GCTGCATCATTGTTCAAAGGGCcagttcctcctgttgttgcatTCGCTCTTGGATCATTGGGCTTCATGACTCCCTTCC CAAGCGAGCAATACCGTGAATGTTTGGGCAATGTGCTGAAAAGACCATTTAGCATCACACTAAGAAGCCGTCTGCAGTGTCATGTGATCCGTGATGCGGCTAAGGATGAAGTTGAGACTGAGGAACCGATTCTAGTACTAAATGAAGTAACAATTGACCGTGGAATGTCATCTTACCTCACCTACCTAGAGTGCTACTGTGATAGTTCGTTCGTTACATGCGTACAAGGAGATGGGCTGATAATATCAACAACATCTGGAAGCACAGCATATTCATTGGCAGCTGGAGGATCAATGGTTCATCCGCAG GTCCCTGGGATCCTTTTCACACCAATATGTCCGCATTCGTTGTCATTCAGGCCTTTGATACTACCGGAATATGTAACTTTGCGCGTGCAAGTGCCATTCAATAGTAGAGGGCAAGCTTGGGCATCCTTTGATGGCAAGGGTAGGATTCAACTAGGACCGGGCGATGCCCTCATCTGCAGTATTTCCCCGTGGCCTGTGCCCACGGCTTGTCTGGTGGACTCGACAACCGACTTCCTGCGAAGCATCCATGAGGGTCTCCACTGGAACTTGAGGAAGAGTCAATCATTTGATGGTCCACCTGCATGA
- the LOC133884413 gene encoding putative NAD kinase 3 isoform X2, which translates to MLTNLPNYIKDMSTFVESWRYIRNIGCSDSGEDKLEHLAGQLTLETVSVDQTGCCGNHGICSHQILQEECPGPNRKPDDKILGRKAPFRLSWGCDGDKNGQHKHDFVSFEKGDIKTAERSNKQILLKWESPPQTVLFVTKPNSNSVLALCGEMVRWLKEYSNINVFVEPRVSQELLAEDSYFNFIQTWNNDQEIKTLHTKVDLIVTLGGDGTVLWAASLFKGPVPPVVAFALGSLGFMTPFPSEQYRECLGNVLKRPFSITLRSRLQCHVIRDAAKDEVETEEPILVLNEVTIDRGMSSYLTYLECYCDSSFVTCVQGDGLIISTTSGSTAYSLAAGGSMVHPQVPGILFTPICPHSLSFRPLILPEYVTLRVQVPFNSRGQAWASFDGKGRIQLGPGDALICSISPWPVPTACLVDSTTDFLRSIHEGLHWNLRKSQSFDGPPA; encoded by the exons ATGCTGACAAACCTTCCAAACTACATCAAAGACATGTCCACGTTTGTGGAGAGTTGGAGATACATTAGGAATATTG GCTGCAGTGACAGTGGGGAGGACAAGTTAGAGCATCTGGCTGGTCAGCTGACATTGGAGACTGTCTCGGTTGATCAAACAGGTTGTTGTGGAAACCATGGGATCTGTTCACATCAAATACTCCAGGAAGAATGTCCTGGACCTAACCGAAAACCAGATGACAAGATTCTTGGAAGAAAG GCACCATTTAGACTTTCATGGGGATGCGATGGGGATAAGAATGGCCAGCACAAGCATGATTTTGTGTCCTTTGAAAAAGGTGACATAAAAACAGCAGAGCGCAGCAATAAGCAG ATTTTGCTAAAATGGGAATCTCCACCGCAAACAGTTCTTTTTGTTACTAAACCTAATTCCAATTCTGTGCTTGCTCTCTGCGGCGAAATGGTTAG ATGGCTTAAAGAGTACAGTAATATAAATGTGTTTGTAGAGCCACGAGTTAGCCAGGAACTACTAGCTGAAGATTCTTACTTCAACTTTATCCAGACCTGGAATAATG ATCAGGAAATAAAGACATTACACACGAAAGTTGATCTAATTGTAACTCTTGGCGGTGATGGAACTGTTTTATGG GCTGCATCATTGTTCAAAGGGCcagttcctcctgttgttgcatTCGCTCTTGGATCATTGGGCTTCATGACTCCCTTCC CAAGCGAGCAATACCGTGAATGTTTGGGCAATGTGCTGAAAAGACCATTTAGCATCACACTAAGAAGCCGTCTGCAGTGTCATGTGATCCGTGATGCGGCTAAGGATGAAGTTGAGACTGAGGAACCGATTCTAGTACTAAATGAAGTAACAATTGACCGTGGAATGTCATCTTACCTCACCTACCTAGAGTGCTACTGTGATAGTTCGTTCGTTACATGCGTACAAGGAGATGGGCTGATAATATCAACAACATCTGGAAGCACAGCATATTCATTGGCAGCTGGAGGATCAATGGTTCATCCGCAG GTCCCTGGGATCCTTTTCACACCAATATGTCCGCATTCGTTGTCATTCAGGCCTTTGATACTACCGGAATATGTAACTTTGCGCGTGCAAGTGCCATTCAATAGTAGAGGGCAAGCTTGGGCATCCTTTGATGGCAAGGGTAGGATTCAACTAGGACCGGGCGATGCCCTCATCTGCAGTATTTCCCCGTGGCCTGTGCCCACGGCTTGTCTGGTGGACTCGACAACCGACTTCCTGCGAAGCATCCATGAGGGTCTCCACTGGAACTTGAGGAAGAGTCAATCATTTGATGGTCCACCTGCATGA